In the Telopea speciosissima isolate NSW1024214 ecotype Mountain lineage chromosome 2, Tspe_v1, whole genome shotgun sequence genome, one interval contains:
- the LOC122651957 gene encoding uncharacterized protein LOC122651957, translated as MVAASTLHQLLHSTRCTSPVRFSSHSPSFNSCNKLLFRRDGDCNQFSKLNEISGHRILAMACNATSSSEEGNIVEADNDDDGVSLGTMILPLDIDIPRFETLLFQWANSLCQGANLPLPVPLKVDKIKGGARLGFITIGDGQTQVLVYIDCTVFSATEGSGPIFRAIRNGPLKDQSPPGEPRIMRSLLQALKKSVEIARV; from the exons ATGGTTGCTGCTTCTACTCTGCATCAACTGCTCCACTCAACACGCTGCACATCACCCGTGCGATTCTCTTCCCATTCTCCTTCGTTTAATTCATGCAACAAGCTTTTGTTCAGAAGAGACGGAGACTGCAATCAGTTCTCTAAATTGAATGAAATTTCGGGCCACCGGATTCTGGCTATGGCTTGCAATGCAACATCTTCGTCGGAAGAAGGCAACATTGTGGAAGCCGACAACGATGACGATGGTGTCTCCCTTGGGACCATGATATTACCCCTTGACATCGATATTCCTAGATTCGAAACTCTGCTCTTCCAG TGGGCGAACAGTCTCTGCCAGGGAGCTAATCTTCCCCTTCCCGTGCCGTTGAAG GTGGATAAAATCAAAGGTGGAGCTAGATTGGGATTCATCACAATTGGAGATGGCCAGACTCAAGTTTTGGTATATATTGATTGCACAGTTTTTTCAGCAACCGAAGGCTCTGGTCCAATTTTCCGTGCCATAAGGAATGGACCATTAAAAGATCAGTCACCTCCTGGTGAGCCAAGAATCATGAGAAGTCTTCTGCAAGCCCTCAAAAAGTCAGTCGAAATCGCTAGAGTTTAA